The genomic region ATTTCCACGGGTCTTGgtccctccctttctcctccGGTCTTTGGTTGCCATGGCGATGACGTCAAGTTGCACCACCGATTCAGCCCAGTAGACGGTCTCAGAGGCGGTGCAACAAAATCCCGGACGACCGATTACAAGAGTCATCATCCTGTGTGAATCTCTGCCGCTCAGTCTCACATCTCCTACTCGAccatcctcctctccatctgtcCAAAATGCGCGAAATTGTGCATTTGCAAGCCGGTCAGTGCGGAAACCAGATCGGAGCCAAGGTAATTCTTctcatttccattttctgcGTGGTTTGACATTGTGGCGACACTTTAGCCCGCAGCTAATCCATCCTCCAAGAATCCTCTAGAATAAACCCAAGGCGGTGTCGTCTCTTGATCCAAGCGTCGTGCAATGAATGAAAATTTAAATCATAGACGTTTTGCTCATTCATATTCTCTGCACGGTTTACACTGGGCTTAAGGCTCGTGCACGGGTGCGTTCGTGTTAAATTATGCaacatataaaatacatttgCTTTGCAAAATTAAGACCTGAGCATTAAACACTTTTTGTCGAGTGCTGCAATCAATTATTTAAAGAATTGACGGTAGTAGTACTGAAACCACTGTCTGTGTGGTGTGGTGTAGTAGTAGCCacccctccccctccacctATATGACCTATTTTGGGCTCTAATTCTTTTCAAGCAAATTCCAGTTGGAAAAATGTCTGATTCACACAAATCCATGATGTTATTTTGTTACTTTAACACATACGATTGCATATTTTGGTAGTTTAAAGCTTGCTGAGGTTTATTGTACAGTGTGTTCTCACAGCATCAAAGACACTTGCTTATCAGATTATTGCCATCTGCTTGATTACTCCTGAGACAGCCTGCATTTCAGACTAATAGACTGCTCTTTTGACCTGCACTCAATTAGAGAATTAAACAGCCATTGCAGATTTGCTGGTGTAAAAATAGCTTCCTGTAAAGTTGCAGTGTGCTATATCGAGAAACAcggcttatttatttatttttaccgtGACTTAACATCTATCTCCTTCCTTCCACGCCTGTTTTTCTCAGTTCTGGGAGGTGATCAGCGATGAGCACGGCATTGATCCCACTGGTACCTACCATGGCGACAGCGATCTGCAGCTAGACAGAATCAGCGTCTACTACAATGAGGCCACAGGTGAGCTCCAGATACAGAGCAAACCGAGCAATCTCTTTTCGTCCCTCACCTGCCCAGCTCACCTACCGTGCAAAATAATTTGCATACATGTGtatgttttacatttattacataATGCATCAAGCTTGACAAGCATCCGACTTGGTTTCAGGTGGGAAGTACGTGCCCCGAGCCATCCTGGTGGATCTGGAGCCTGGTACGATGGATTCAGTCAGGTCCGGTCCCTTCGGGCAGATCTTCAGACCCGACAACTTTGTCTTCGGTAAGCTGTGAATTTAGTGAACTAACCTGCAATCACGTCTGAATTTAGTGATGGTTTTTCCTCCATTAATGAACTGTGACACTTTTTGACGACAGGTCAGAGTGGAGCTGGAAACAACTGGGCCAAGGGCCACTACACCGAGGGAGCCGAGCTGGTGGACTCCGTCCTGGATGTGGTGAGGAAAGAGGCTGAGAGCTGCGATTGCCTCCAGGGCTTCCAGCTTACACACTCCCTTGGTGGCGGTACTGGCTCTGGCATGGGCACCCTGCTCATCAGCAAGATCCGTGAGGAGTACCCTGACCGCATCATGAACACCTTCAGCGTGGTGCCTTCTCCCAAGGTGTCAGACACTGTGGTGGAGCCCTACAACGCCACTCTCTCTGTCCACCAGCTGGTGGAGAACACAGACGAGACCTACTGCATTGACAATGAAGCTCTCTATGATATCTGCTTCCGCACACTTAAACTCACCACCCCCACCTACGGAGACCTCAACCATTTGGTGTCCGCCACCATGAGCGGCGTGACCACATGTCTGCGTTTCCCCGGCCAGCTCAACGCTGACCTCCGTAAGCTAGCTGTCAACATGGTGCCCTTCCCCCGTCTGCACTTCTTCATGCCAGGCTTCGCCCCCCTCACCAGCAGGGGCAGCCAGCAGTATCGCGCCCTGTCCGTGCCTGAGCTCACCCAGCAGATGTTCGACGCCAAGAACATGATGGCCGCCTGTGACCCACGTCACGGCCGCTACCTCACTGTGGCTGCCGTGTTCAGGGGCCGCATGTCCATGAAGGAGGTGGATGAGCAGATGTTGAATGTGCAGAACAAGAACAGCAGCTACTTCGTCGAATGGATCCCGAACAATGTGAAGACCGCCGTCTGTGACATCCCACCCCGTGGCCTCAAAATGGCTGCCACCTTTATCGGCAACAGCACAGCCATCCAGGAGCTGTTCAAGCGCATCTCCGAGCAGTTCACCGCCATGTTCCGCCGTAAGGCCTTCCTCCACTGGTACACAGGAGAGGGCATGGATGAGATGGAGTTCACCGAGGCCGAGAGCAACATGAACGACCTGGTGTCCGAGTACCAGCAGTACCAGGATGCCACCGCTGAGGAGGGCGAGtttgaggaggagggagaggaggaagtcGCCTAAAACCTCAACCTAACCAGCTGCCAAACCTCATTTTAACACACACCCCTTCCCCATCATCCCCCTCCATCATGAATCGAATGACCCGACACACTGAGAAACTGTCACTGTCTAGATCACTGTTGCTCTAGTGTTAGACATCGATGTGTACTGATGCTAGTTACGTTTTTGGTTTAACTGTTTTTGTATGTTGTGAATGCACTGACTTACCCTTACATCTGTCCTCTCATTGCCTTGCGGAATTGAAAAGCAAGTGATTTTAACTGTGAAGCCTTGGAATTGTAGGGTGAATAAAATCCAATGAAAGGCCACATTTGCTGCCTCTGAGTTTTTATTGATTCACTTAATGTGTGATCTGACATGACTGCACTTCAGTGTCTGTACTGCCAAGTAACTCTCAACCCAAAGGTTAGGAAGGTCACAACCAGTGGTGAGGTAGAAGTTGATTAGCAGGGTTTACTCCTAGGTAGATGGGTTggttaccaaggaggaagtgggcatactctcctatatattccaatggttTTTGGCTAATAGGTGGGCATACTGTAAAGGGCCATTGAAAGACTGGTATACCtcatataccctccactacaccactgatctCAAAATAATTCATGTGGtctataaaaacatgttttttgatttggggaAAAAACTGAACCCTGAATACTGCCTGTAAATTAAGCCGTGATGCAAATATTGTAAAGCTGAAAACAATTATTGACATTTGTAGTCAGTGAGAAgcagtggtgtaaggtagttacgatgggccctagtgcacgcTATCATGCTTGTCccatgatcagagacttgataTTGGAGAACATCAACATAGATATTACCCAACagtcatcactgcatatctgtaaataaaaaagaaattaatttaacaatttaaatAGTTGATTAATAGTTTTAGAATAAGCATATTGTTTTATTATAGATGCCattgactattttacaaaaaaggacaaaataaatatgacgAAGATGAGTTTGCGtttttcaagggcatatatagcaaatggcactgtttttaatttactgagggttcttctttgaacacaggcatattttcaaCGTAGCAATTTAAGAGCCCATTgtccacccaacacattgttgaaGGACCCAATCTCTCTACTCTCTCTCCTTCATTAGTCCAAATCTAGACTACAGTGTTATTTTCTGTAGTAAAAGTCGATGTTAAATTATTTTGGCCTGCTTTCCTCTAGTTTCCAAATATTTCTGTTTATACAAATACCTGTACAAAAAAAGATTATACTCTCTCCGCAATTTTTCATTACACCATGGTGACCTTTCCGTCCAAGGAGACTAACAAAGGCCTCAGTGTTTCACAGGTAACATCTCACAGGTTGTTGTAGGAGATGAACTTTTCACTATGACTACCAGTCCTGCTTATTTGCTAAGGTGTTTCATCATCCAGTGACTCATCGTGCAAAGTTATTAACTTGTTTacattttcccatttttgtgAAGATCTTTTTTTAGATATGGAACATTTATATTTTCCTACCAAAGTGTTATTTTGACTGGGATTGCAGGGGAAATATAATCATAGCTTCAGTAACTAAATGCATTGTATAAACTGTCCTCGGAGatgctttaaaatgtttgaatgttttgtgaacacagacattttttatttgacaaaagCTTAAATAAACATGCAACATTGTAAAAACATATCTGCATTTTTGATCTCATGAAATGAAAGACAAGACTTTAAACTAGTTTGAAGTGTAAACAATCGTTGCTTTTGCTCAATATAATTTTTATaacttcatttttaatttttaaatacaAGAGTTTTTGCATTATTATAAGATATTTAATCACATTCATTCAGCTAAAACACATCTGTCTCGATTTAAAATGCAGTGGACTCATCAGGACTCTCAGTAGTAAAAGAAATGAGCTTGAGGTAAAGATTGGTGTTGATTTTGCCAGTGACAGTATTTCAAAATCACGTTGTGGAGTAAATGACATATTAAGGCAAGTGAAATGAGAAAACATCTCTAAACTATAGTTATTAGTTGTGATAAAATACTGAAGCTCTTG from Epinephelus moara isolate mb chromosome 18, YSFRI_EMoa_1.0, whole genome shotgun sequence harbors:
- the tubb4bl gene encoding tubulin beta-4B chain codes for the protein MREIVHLQAGQCGNQIGAKFWEVISDEHGIDPTGTYHGDSDLQLDRISVYYNEATGGKYVPRAILVDLEPGTMDSVRSGPFGQIFRPDNFVFGQSGAGNNWAKGHYTEGAELVDSVLDVVRKEAESCDCLQGFQLTHSLGGGTGSGMGTLLISKIREEYPDRIMNTFSVVPSPKVSDTVVEPYNATLSVHQLVENTDETYCIDNEALYDICFRTLKLTTPTYGDLNHLVSATMSGVTTCLRFPGQLNADLRKLAVNMVPFPRLHFFMPGFAPLTSRGSQQYRALSVPELTQQMFDAKNMMAACDPRHGRYLTVAAVFRGRMSMKEVDEQMLNVQNKNSSYFVEWIPNNVKTAVCDIPPRGLKMAATFIGNSTAIQELFKRISEQFTAMFRRKAFLHWYTGEGMDEMEFTEAESNMNDLVSEYQQYQDATAEEGEFEEEGEEEVA